A section of the Alphaproteobacteria bacterium genome encodes:
- a CDS encoding invasion associated locus B family protein, producing the protein MMTRWMMRNLGTGFRKLRHAGAAAIAMALLAGLVATGARAAAPTFIGMFGAWAAYEAEVSGNDGAGRVCYIASEPYEDEGNYTRRGDIFAQVSHWPGRNGGVTGEVSFIAGYTYEEGSTVEVTVGGRAFKLFTQNNKAWLASQADEEALVQAMIRGTDMVVTGTSSRGTLTTDTYSLKGFTAAYRKISEACGTG; encoded by the coding sequence ATGATGACAAGGTGGATGATGAGAAATCTCGGGACCGGTTTTCGGAAACTTCGCCACGCTGGCGCCGCCGCAATAGCCATGGCGCTGCTGGCGGGGCTGGTGGCGACGGGCGCGCGGGCAGCGGCGCCCACCTTTATCGGGATGTTCGGCGCCTGGGCCGCCTATGAGGCGGAAGTGAGCGGAAACGACGGCGCGGGCCGGGTCTGCTACATTGCGAGCGAGCCCTACGAGGACGAAGGCAATTACACGCGCCGGGGCGATATCTTCGCCCAGGTTTCCCATTGGCCCGGTCGCAATGGCGGCGTCACGGGTGAAGTTTCGTTCATCGCCGGCTACACTTACGAGGAAGGCAGCACGGTCGAGGTCACCGTCGGCGGGCGCGCCTTCAAGCTGTTCACCCAGAACAACAAGGCCTGGCTGGCCAGCCAGGCGGACGAGGAAGCCCTTGTCCAGGCGATGATAAGGGGCACGGATATGGTGGTCACGGGCACCTCCAGCCGGGGGACCCTGACCACCGACACTTATTCGCTCAAGGGATTTACGGCCGCCTATCGCAAGATTTCCGAAGCTTGCGGCACCGGCTAG
- the rlmN gene encoding 23S rRNA (adenine(2503)-C(2))-methyltransferase RlmN, with protein MTSSTATSPAVSAAPVANSGELGARAGLIGLSRAELADFLAGLGEAPFRAKQLWHWIYNQGVSDFAAMTSLGKPLRQRLGEHADITRPEIASEQISHDGTRKWLLRLADGNLVETVFIPEEDRGTLCVSSQVGCTLTCRFCHTGTQRLVRNLTAGEITAQVLVARDRIGEWPTARPGAKPPDAPERWISNIVLMGMGEPLYNFDNVARALDIVTDNEGIQISKRRITLSTAGVVPMMETCGRRLGVNLAVSLHATTDALRDEIVPLNRKYPIAALLKACREYPRARNSNRITFEYVMLKDVNDSAEDARRLLKLIEGIPAKVNLIPFNPWPGAPYECADDETIERFAGIVMKAGYASPVRTPRGRDILAACGQLKSASERPSKSRLVRESQTPA; from the coding sequence ATGACTTCTTCCACCGCCACATCCCCCGCCGTATCCGCCGCCCCTGTCGCAAACTCCGGCGAGCTCGGCGCGCGCGCCGGCCTGATTGGCCTCTCGCGGGCCGAACTGGCGGATTTCCTTGCCGGCCTCGGCGAGGCGCCCTTTCGGGCCAAGCAGCTCTGGCACTGGATCTACAATCAGGGCGTCTCGGATTTCGCCGCCATGACGAGCCTCGGCAAGCCCCTGCGCCAGCGCCTTGGCGAGCACGCCGATATTACCCGGCCCGAAATCGCGAGCGAACAAATCAGCCATGACGGCACCCGTAAATGGCTTCTGCGGCTTGCCGATGGCAATCTGGTCGAGACCGTGTTCATCCCCGAAGAGGACCGCGGCACGCTGTGCGTCTCCTCCCAGGTGGGCTGCACGCTGACCTGCCGCTTCTGTCATACCGGCACCCAGCGGCTGGTGCGCAACCTGACCGCGGGCGAGATCACGGCGCAGGTCCTCGTGGCCCGCGATCGAATTGGCGAGTGGCCGACCGCCCGGCCCGGCGCGAAGCCCCCCGACGCGCCCGAGCGCTGGATCAGCAATATCGTGCTGATGGGTATGGGTGAGCCTCTCTACAATTTCGACAACGTCGCCCGGGCGCTCGACATCGTCACCGATAACGAAGGCATCCAGATCAGCAAGCGGCGCATCACCCTGTCGACGGCAGGGGTGGTGCCGATGATGGAGACCTGCGGCAGGCGGCTCGGCGTCAACCTCGCCGTCTCGCTCCATGCGACGACGGACGCGCTGCGCGACGAGATCGTGCCGCTCAACCGGAAATATCCGATCGCCGCCCTGCTGAAAGCCTGCCGCGAGTATCCGCGCGCGCGCAACTCCAACCGCATCACCTTCGAATATGTGATGTTGAAGGACGTGAATGACAGCGCCGAGGATGCGCGCCGGCTGCTCAAGCTGATCGAGGGAATTCCGGCCAAGGTCAATCTCATTCCCTTCAATCCCTGGCCGGGCGCGCCTTATGAATGCGCGGATGACGAGACGATCGAGCGTTTCGCCGGCATCGTGATGAAGGCGGGCTATGCCTCGCCCGTGCGCACGCCGCGCGGGCGCGATATCCTTGCCGCCTGCGGCCAGCTCAAGAGCGCGTCCGAGCGCCCGTCGAAAAGCCGTCTGGTCCGGGAGAGCCAGACCCCCGCCTAA
- a CDS encoding NADH:flavin oxidoreductase/NADH oxidase, which yields MPGLFDPLSLRDVTFPNRIGLSPMCQYSARDGFIGDWHLMHLGARAQGGAGLIIVEATAVRPEGRITYADTGIWSDDHIPQWRRVAEMIRSFGAVPAIQLAHAGVKASSSRPWADGRPKGDAAGYSLPDDDAEGWPTVAASALAFGEITKLPRAVTPDEIADITSAFGQAARRAREAGFDVIEIHGAHGYLLHGFYSPLTNRRRDAYGGSFENRTRILRETVSAIRGEWPEGKPLFLRLSTADGFAEGWQVADSARVARDLRPLGLDLVDCSSGGAAPGGSLVYAPGFQVPLAAEVRRTGDIATAAVGAISDARMADAIVAEAKADLVLFGRKLLEDPYWPRRAAVELGREAGLPARPIQYDWWL from the coding sequence ATGCCCGGCCTGTTCGACCCGCTCTCCCTGCGCGACGTCACGTTTCCCAACCGGATCGGCCTGTCGCCCATGTGCCAGTACAGCGCGCGCGACGGCTTTATCGGCGATTGGCATCTGATGCATCTGGGCGCCCGCGCCCAGGGCGGGGCCGGGCTCATCATCGTTGAGGCCACGGCGGTCCGGCCCGAGGGCCGCATCACCTACGCCGATACGGGCATCTGGTCAGACGACCATATTCCGCAATGGCGCCGGGTGGCCGAGATGATCAGATCCTTCGGCGCCGTCCCCGCGATTCAGCTTGCCCATGCGGGGGTCAAGGCCAGTTCGAGCCGCCCCTGGGCCGACGGCCGGCCCAAAGGCGATGCGGCCGGTTATTCGCTGCCCGATGATGACGCCGAGGGCTGGCCCACCGTGGCAGCGAGCGCGCTTGCCTTTGGCGAAATCACCAAGTTGCCGCGGGCGGTGACGCCGGACGAGATCGCCGACATCACCAGCGCCTTCGGCCAGGCGGCGCGGCGCGCGCGCGAGGCGGGCTTCGATGTGATCGAGATTCACGGCGCCCACGGCTACCTGCTGCACGGTTTCTATTCGCCCCTGACCAACAGGCGCCGGGACGCCTATGGCGGCAGTTTCGAAAACCGCACCCGGATCCTGCGTGAGACCGTCAGTGCGATTCGCGGGGAATGGCCCGAGGGCAAGCCGCTTTTCCTGCGGCTCTCGACCGCTGACGGGTTTGCCGAAGGCTGGCAGGTCGCGGACTCGGCGCGGGTCGCGCGCGACCTCAGGCCGCTTGGCCTCGATCTCGTGGATTGCAGTTCGGGCGGCGCGGCGCCGGGCGGCAGCCTCGTCTATGCTCCCGGCTTTCAGGTGCCGCTGGCGGCGGAGGTGCGGCGCACGGGCGATATCGCGACCGCCGCCGTCGGGGCGATCAGCGATGCGCGCATGGCCGATGCGATCGTCGCCGAGGCCAAGGCGGATCTGGTGCTGTTCGGCCGCAAGCTGCTCGAGGACCCGTACTGGCCCCGGCGTGCGGCGGTCGAGCTGGGTCGGGAGGCCGGCCTGCCGGCCCGACCGATCCAGTACGACTGGTGGCTTTAG
- a CDS encoding argininosuccinate synthase, whose amino-acid sequence MAQDVKKVVLAYSGGLDTSVILRWLQEQYGCEVVTFTADLGQGEELGPARERAEQMGASEIYVEDLKEEFVRDYVFPMFRANALYEGVYLLGTSIARPLISKRQIEIARETGADAVAHGATGKGNDQVRFELAYYALNPGIRVIAPWREWDLTSRTRLIDYAEAHQIPVPRDKRGEPPYSTDANLLHISYEGKALEDPWTEPDEDMFTRSVAPENAPDKPTYVEIGFEAGDPVSVDGEALSPASLLARLNELAGANGIGREDIVENRFVGMKSRGVYETPGGTVLLAAHRGIESLTLDRGAAHLKDEVMPRYAELVYNGFWFSPEREMLQKLIDESQSHVAGRVRLKLYKGSAKVVGRESPHSLYSAAYATFEEDSVYDQADAAGFINLNSLRLRLLKSIRG is encoded by the coding sequence ATGGCCCAAGACGTGAAAAAAGTTGTGCTCGCCTATTCGGGCGGCCTCGATACCTCGGTCATCCTGCGCTGGCTGCAGGAACAATACGGCTGCGAGGTGGTGACGTTCACCGCCGATCTCGGCCAGGGCGAGGAGCTGGGCCCGGCCCGCGAACGGGCGGAGCAGATGGGGGCGAGCGAGATATATGTCGAAGATCTCAAGGAAGAATTCGTCCGTGACTACGTCTTTCCGATGTTTCGTGCCAACGCACTTTACGAGGGCGTCTATCTGCTCGGCACCTCCATCGCCCGGCCGCTGATCAGCAAACGCCAGATCGAGATTGCCCGGGAGACCGGCGCCGACGCCGTGGCCCATGGGGCCACCGGCAAGGGCAACGACCAGGTCCGGTTCGAGCTTGCCTATTACGCGCTGAACCCCGGCATCCGGGTGATCGCGCCGTGGCGCGAGTGGGATCTGACTTCGCGGACGCGTCTGATCGATTACGCCGAAGCCCATCAGATCCCGGTGCCGCGCGACAAGCGGGGCGAGCCGCCCTATTCGACCGACGCCAACCTTTTGCACATCAGCTATGAGGGCAAAGCCCTGGAAGACCCGTGGACAGAACCCGACGAGGACATGTTCACCCGCTCCGTCGCGCCGGAAAACGCGCCCGACAAGCCCACCTATGTCGAGATCGGCTTCGAGGCGGGCGACCCTGTCTCGGTCGATGGCGAGGCGCTCAGCCCGGCCAGTCTGCTGGCGCGGCTCAACGAGCTTGCCGGCGCCAACGGGATCGGGCGCGAGGATATTGTGGAGAACCGTTTTGTCGGGATGAAATCGCGCGGTGTCTACGAAACCCCGGGCGGGACGGTCCTGCTGGCCGCCCATCGCGGCATCGAGAGCCTGACCCTCGACCGCGGGGCCGCCCATCTCAAGGACGAGGTGATGCCGCGCTATGCCGAGCTCGTCTATAACGGCTTCTGGTTCTCGCCCGAGCGCGAGATGCTGCAGAAGCTGATCGACGAAAGCCAGAGCCATGTCGCGGGCCGGGTTCGCCTCAAGCTGTACAAGGGATCGGCCAAGGTGGTGGGACGGGAATCGCCGCACAGCCTCTATAGCGCGGCCTACGCCACCTTCGAGGAAGATTCCGTTTATGATCAGGCTGATGCAGCGGGTTTTATCAATCTCAATTCATTACGGCTGAGATTGCTCAAATCTATCAGAGGTTAA
- a CDS encoding YggT family protein, giving the protein MQSVLWLVDTVISLYIFLLIVWVVLSWLVAFDVVNTRNRFVYLVNDFLFRITEPVLAPIRRVMPNLGGLDISPVILILALYFIRNLLFEYFGPGLRY; this is encoded by the coding sequence ATGCAATCGGTTCTCTGGCTGGTGGACACGGTCATCAGCCTCTACATCTTCCTCTTGATCGTTTGGGTCGTGCTCAGCTGGCTGGTGGCGTTCGACGTGGTCAACACGCGCAACCGCTTCGTCTATCTGGTGAACGATTTCCTGTTCCGCATCACCGAGCCTGTCCTGGCCCCGATCCGGCGCGTTATGCCCAATCTGGGCGGGCTCGATATCTCACCGGTGATCCTGATTCTGGCGCTGTATTTCATCCGGAATCTTCTGTTCGAGTATTTCGGCCCCGGCCTGCGCTACTAG
- a CDS encoding aminodeoxychorismate synthase component I, which translates to MTIRHDPARTRRLARALPDLLALHRHDPARYPHLLESAAQSLDASGTSRFDILFAFPGQSLIRRADGLSLTDGPYVLPGLPPGGPRSGAFLDGLDAWHAAEGTPPPTGEAGRLPFAGGWFLALGYELAGEIEPVLRLPPAPRLGGMGRLVALATRMPAAVIRDRAADEVILVAEAGQAGLLDLMEEDIGRLSGAPVGPQVAGPAGPTVEEEEAHHLARISAAVDYIRAGDIFQANISRPWLARLAPGLDHATLYDHLRAANPAPFAGLASWGDVAVISSSPERLVSVRGRRVETRPIAGTRPRGRTVSDDAKLRDELIAHPKERAEHIMLVDLERNDLSRVARPGTVRVSDYMTLETYAHVHHIVSNVTGELRDHVTPGEIIAAVFPGGTITGCPKIRCMEIIAELEATGRGFYTGALGYLDHSGDMDLNILIRTLVRDGQTVTFRAGGGIVADSIPSREISETRAKAKGLVHALAVAGGKPDGGRT; encoded by the coding sequence GTGACCATCCGCCACGATCCCGCCCGAACGCGCCGGCTCGCCCGCGCCCTGCCGGACCTGCTGGCGCTCCATCGCCACGATCCCGCTCGCTACCCGCATCTTCTCGAAAGCGCGGCGCAAAGCCTCGACGCTTCCGGCACCAGCCGGTTCGATATCCTCTTCGCCTTCCCGGGCCAGAGCCTGATCCGGCGCGCGGACGGGCTCAGCCTGACGGACGGCCCCTATGTCCTTCCTGGCCTCCCTCCTGGCGGCCCCCGGAGCGGGGCGTTTCTCGACGGGCTGGATGCCTGGCATGCGGCGGAAGGAACGCCGCCGCCGACCGGCGAGGCCGGCCGCCTGCCATTTGCGGGCGGCTGGTTTCTCGCGCTCGGCTACGAGTTGGCGGGGGAGATCGAGCCGGTGCTCCGTCTGCCGCCCGCCCCCCGGCTCGGCGGGATGGGCCGGCTCGTCGCGCTGGCGACGCGCATGCCGGCGGCGGTGATCCGCGACCGCGCCGCGGATGAGGTGATCCTCGTCGCCGAGGCCGGGCAGGCCGGTCTGCTCGACCTCATGGAAGAGGATATCGGACGCCTGTCGGGCGCGCCGGTCGGCCCTCAGGTGGCCGGTCCGGCCGGCCCGACCGTGGAGGAGGAGGAGGCGCATCATCTGGCGCGGATTTCGGCCGCTGTCGATTACATCCGGGCCGGCGATATTTTTCAGGCCAATATCTCGCGCCCATGGCTGGCCCGGCTCGCCCCCGGTCTCGATCATGCGACCCTCTACGACCATTTGCGCGCCGCCAACCCCGCCCCGTTCGCCGGCCTCGCGAGCTGGGGCGACGTGGCGGTCATCAGCTCGTCGCCCGAGCGCCTCGTCAGCGTACGCGGCCGGCGGGTCGAGACGCGGCCCATCGCCGGCACCCGGCCGCGCGGCCGGACGGTCAGCGATGACGCAAAGCTGCGCGATGAGTTGATCGCGCATCCGAAGGAACGGGCCGAACACATCATGCTGGTCGATCTCGAACGCAACGATCTCTCGCGTGTTGCCCGCCCCGGTACAGTCCGGGTCAGCGATTACATGACCCTCGAAACCTATGCCCATGTGCATCACATCGTGTCCAACGTCACCGGAGAGTTGCGCGATCACGTCACACCGGGCGAGATAATCGCCGCCGTCTTTCCCGGCGGCACCATCACCGGCTGCCCCAAGATCCGCTGCATGGAAATCATCGCCGAACTGGAAGCGACAGGCCGGGGATTCTACACGGGCGCGCTCGGCTATCTCGATCACTCGGGCGATATGGATCTTAACATTCTGATCCGCACGCTTGTGCGCGACGGCCAGACGGTCACCTTTCGCGCCGGCGGCGGCATCGTCGCGGATTCGATTCCGTCGCGCGAAATATCCGAGACCCGCGCCAAGGCCAAGGGGCTGGTGCACGCGCTGGCAGTCGCCGGCGGGAAGCCCGATGGCGGGCGCACATGA
- the pabC gene encoding aminodeoxychorismate lyase: protein MTPDFLIDGEVRPGLPVTDRGFTYGDGVFETIRITDGLAELWHAHLARLEKSCRALGFTPPPAEALVHDARRLFRDGTSGVLKIIVTRGSGGRGYAPPQTPAPRRIVIRGLLPEEAPAPVTLTLCATRLSAQPALAGIKTLGRQDQLLARREWTDATVFDGLMRDAHDRVVETTFANIFIRRGGAIETPPIEATGIDGVMRRCLIELLAQDCPVRERPMTLADITAADGLCLTNSIRRLCPVGRLVGLDGGEVLARFDPHAFDDIARRLRQRVRDLTGY, encoded by the coding sequence ATGACCCCGGATTTCCTCATCGACGGCGAGGTGCGGCCCGGCCTGCCCGTCACCGATCGGGGCTTTACCTATGGCGACGGCGTGTTCGAGACGATTCGCATCACCGATGGGCTCGCCGAACTCTGGCACGCCCATCTGGCCCGGCTCGAAAAAAGCTGCCGCGCTCTCGGTTTTACTCCCCCGCCGGCCGAGGCCCTGGTGCACGATGCGCGCCGGTTGTTCCGGGATGGGACATCGGGCGTACTCAAAATTATCGTCACCCGCGGCAGCGGCGGGCGCGGCTATGCGCCGCCACAGACTCCCGCCCCGCGGCGCATCGTCATTCGCGGCCTGCTGCCCGAAGAGGCGCCGGCGCCGGTCACCCTGACCTTGTGCGCGACCCGGCTTTCGGCGCAGCCGGCTCTCGCGGGCATCAAGACCCTGGGCCGGCAGGACCAGTTGCTTGCCCGGCGGGAATGGACGGATGCCACCGTATTTGACGGATTGATGCGCGACGCGCATGACCGGGTCGTGGAGACGACCTTCGCCAATATTTTCATCCGGCGCGGCGGCGCGATCGAAACACCGCCCATCGAGGCGACCGGTATCGACGGTGTGATGCGCCGCTGCCTGATCGAACTTCTGGCCCAGGACTGTCCGGTCAGGGAGCGCCCGATGACGCTCGCGGATATCACCGCTGCGGACGGGCTGTGCCTGACCAATTCGATCCGGCGCCTCTGTCCGGTAGGGCGTCTTGTCGGCCTCGACGGCGGAGAGGTGCTGGCCAGGTTTGATCCGCACGCCTTCGACGACATCGCCCGCCGTCTGCGCCAGCGGGTCCGGGACCTCACCGGTTACTGA
- the ccmI gene encoding c-type cytochrome biogenesis protein CcmI, protein MIWFIFGLMTLVAVAALLYGMRRAERSAAQGRGAYENEIYRAQLREIARDHREGLLDDEGLAAAKAEIARKLFILADEEPDGDTATRRLSRRSDSLTAAGLILALPALAVATYLALGRPDLPGLPYKAGLEQAEDRRAELETIRIELEKRLAESPKEIESLILLGRVLAMLDRPGEAIEALARAYSLAPEDAAVAMIYGEMLVQRSGGRVTARAQAVFSRLAEDVPDHPGAGFFLGLADAQEGDSAAAAQRWAGLLQTLPEDSPWETFIRRHLRDLASSLGLDPEAMRSTAPGAAKTGEDAGSDQ, encoded by the coding sequence ATGATCTGGTTCATCTTCGGCCTCATGACGCTGGTCGCGGTGGCGGCCCTCCTTTACGGCATGCGCCGGGCCGAGCGGTCGGCCGCTCAGGGCCGCGGCGCTTATGAAAACGAGATTTATCGCGCCCAGCTCCGGGAGATCGCGCGCGATCACCGCGAGGGCCTCCTCGATGACGAGGGGCTCGCTGCCGCCAAGGCGGAAATCGCGCGCAAGCTCTTCATCCTTGCGGACGAGGAGCCGGACGGCGACACGGCCACGCGTCGCCTGTCGCGTCGCTCGGACTCTCTCACCGCCGCCGGCCTGATCCTGGCCCTGCCCGCGCTGGCGGTGGCGACATATCTCGCGCTTGGCCGGCCCGATCTGCCCGGCCTTCCCTACAAGGCCGGGCTTGAACAGGCGGAGGACCGCCGGGCCGAGCTTGAGACCATCCGCATCGAACTCGAAAAGCGGCTCGCCGAAAGCCCGAAGGAGATCGAATCGCTCATCCTTCTGGGCCGGGTGCTCGCCATGCTTGACCGGCCCGGTGAGGCGATCGAGGCGCTGGCCCGCGCCTACAGCCTCGCGCCCGAAGATGCGGCGGTCGCGATGATTTATGGCGAGATGCTGGTGCAACGATCGGGCGGGCGGGTGACCGCGCGCGCACAGGCGGTTTTTTCGCGTCTGGCGGAGGACGTGCCGGATCATCCGGGGGCCGGCTTCTTTCTGGGCCTCGCCGACGCGCAGGAAGGCGACTCTGCCGCCGCCGCGCAGCGCTGGGCGGGGTTGCTGCAGACCCTTCCGGAAGACTCGCCCTGGGAAACCTTCATCCGGCGCCATCTGCGCGATCTGGCGAGCAGTCTCGGCCTCGATCCCGAGGCCATGCGGTCGACCGCGCCGGGCGCGGCGAAGACGGGCGAGGATGCGGGGTCGGATCAGTAA
- a CDS encoding cytochrome c-type biogenesis protein, which produces MNIPVAMGRRLARLMTAAALCVCLAGLLVPGAGAVQPDEILDDPVLESRARQIGKGLRCLVCQNQSIDDSDAPLAADLRKLVRERLEAGDSNAEAVDFVVDRYGEFVLLKPPFSVKTYGLWFGPFLVLAAGVVALWLWRRQRRRAASDASQAVAPLSAEEEARLRRLIQDDAPGPNGEARGG; this is translated from the coding sequence ATGAATATTCCGGTTGCGATGGGCCGACGCCTCGCCCGCCTCATGACAGCGGCGGCGCTCTGCGTGTGCCTGGCCGGCCTCCTGGTGCCGGGCGCGGGGGCCGTACAGCCGGACGAGATTCTGGATGATCCGGTGCTGGAATCCCGGGCCCGGCAAATCGGCAAGGGGCTGCGCTGTCTCGTCTGTCAGAACCAGTCAATCGACGATTCCGACGCGCCGCTCGCGGCCGACCTGCGCAAGCTGGTGCGCGAGCGTCTCGAAGCCGGGGACAGCAACGCGGAAGCGGTCGACTTCGTTGTCGACCGCTACGGCGAATTCGTGCTTCTCAAACCGCCCTTTTCCGTCAAGACCTACGGGCTCTGGTTCGGGCCGTTTCTGGTGCTGGCGGCGGGTGTTGTCGCGCTCTGGCTCTGGCGTCGCCAGCGCCGCCGCGCGGCGTCTGACGCGTCCCAGGCCGTCGCGCCGCTGAGCGCGGAAGAGGAGGCGCGTCTGCGGAGACTGATCCAGGACGATGCGCCGGGCCCAAATGGGGAGGCGCGCGGCGGATGA
- a CDS encoding DsbE family thiol:disulfide interchange protein, protein MRLRYFLPVIALLVLSVFFFMGLGRDPSVVPSPLIDKPVPVFSLPALAGREKDVETDGLASSDLRGEVSVVNVFASWCAPCRVEHPVLTRLATEFGVSLHGINYKNDPDEARAWLARLGDPFRRIGADRDGRAAIELGVYGVPETFVIDRDGRIRYRHVGPLTPHDLENVVVPLIREVAQ, encoded by the coding sequence ATGAGGCTCCGGTATTTTCTTCCGGTCATCGCCCTTCTGGTGCTGTCCGTGTTTTTCTTCATGGGGCTCGGGCGCGATCCCTCGGTCGTGCCCTCGCCCCTGATCGACAAGCCGGTCCCCGTCTTTTCCCTGCCGGCCCTGGCCGGGCGGGAAAAAGACGTCGAAACGGACGGCCTCGCCTCGAGCGATCTTCGGGGCGAGGTATCGGTCGTCAACGTGTTCGCCTCCTGGTGTGCCCCCTGCCGGGTCGAGCATCCGGTGCTGACCCGGCTCGCGACCGAATTTGGCGTTTCGCTTCACGGCATCAACTACAAGAACGATCCTGACGAGGCGCGCGCCTGGCTGGCGCGGCTGGGCGACCCGTTTCGCCGGATCGGCGCCGACCGCGATGGACGGGCGGCGATCGAACTGGGCGTCTACGGCGTGCCCGAAACCTTCGTCATCGATCGCGACGGGCGGATCCGCTACCGCCATGTGGGCCCCCTCACGCCCCATGATCTCGAAAACGTGGTCGTCCCCCTGATTCGCGAGGTGGCGCAATGA